The following proteins come from a genomic window of Geomonas sp. RF6:
- a CDS encoding HD-GYP domain-containing protein, with the protein MTRERKDPLNLFVQEVVQAASSVSLYSAQHRRVQGHLAQAEKLVAQAIADAGELSLIVVQDELFYGGKPLPRTPLLDRFVKGLQGRQIGHLTIRGGIGTSELEHLVMVVAGKAGALSSGEKLRFGSVGLPVAQSWDDENTPGIYSFAEMPENLKKGLATTYEGARSRQRLDLNYILRVVNGFLVALRRGANPFLALVPLRQMDEYTFTHSIDVCILNLAQGVGLGLSGQLLRDVGVAAMLHDIGKMFVPPEVLKKPGNLDPEEWEAMRQHTVKGAEYLLNTPGVPRLAVLSAFEHHLKYDVSGYPKVPQGYQINFCSQMTMISDCFDAMRTRRIYKDAVDFARTAGRMLEIAGQALHPALTLNFLKILHEKGEGATRTS; encoded by the coding sequence ATGACCCGGGAACGGAAGGATCCTTTGAACCTTTTCGTGCAGGAGGTGGTGCAGGCGGCAAGCAGCGTCTCGCTCTACTCCGCACAGCACCGCCGGGTGCAGGGGCACCTCGCCCAGGCGGAGAAGCTTGTGGCGCAGGCGATTGCGGACGCAGGAGAGCTCTCCCTCATCGTCGTGCAGGACGAGCTCTTCTACGGCGGGAAGCCGCTGCCGAGGACCCCGCTTCTGGACCGTTTCGTGAAGGGGCTGCAGGGTCGCCAGATCGGTCATCTTACCATCAGGGGGGGGATCGGAACCTCGGAGCTCGAGCACCTCGTCATGGTGGTCGCCGGGAAGGCGGGAGCTCTCTCCTCCGGCGAGAAGCTCCGCTTCGGCTCCGTCGGCCTTCCGGTCGCGCAGAGCTGGGACGACGAGAACACCCCCGGGATCTACAGCTTTGCCGAGATGCCGGAGAACCTGAAGAAGGGGCTCGCCACGACCTACGAGGGTGCCCGCTCCAGGCAGAGACTGGACCTCAATTACATCCTGAGGGTGGTGAACGGCTTCCTCGTTGCACTGCGGCGGGGGGCGAACCCCTTCCTGGCGCTCGTGCCGCTGCGCCAGATGGACGAGTACACCTTCACCCACTCCATAGACGTGTGCATCCTGAACCTCGCCCAAGGGGTCGGGCTCGGCCTCTCGGGGCAGCTCCTGCGCGACGTGGGGGTCGCCGCGATGCTGCACGACATAGGGAAGATGTTCGTACCGCCGGAGGTGCTGAAAAAGCCCGGGAATCTCGATCCGGAGGAGTGGGAGGCGATGCGCCAGCACACGGTGAAGGGTGCGGAATACCTGCTGAACACCCCGGGAGTGCCGCGCCTGGCGGTCCTCAGCGCCTTCGAGCACCACCTGAAGTACGACGTGAGCGGCTACCCGAAGGTGCCGCAGGGGTACCAGATCAACTTCTGCAGCCAGATGACCATGATCTCCGACTGCTTCGACGCCATGAGGACGAGGCGGATCTACAAGGACGCCGTCGACTTCGCCCGCACCGCGGGGCGCATGCTGGAGATCGCGGGGCAGGCGCTGCACCCCGCCCTTACCCTCAACTTTCTGAAGATCCTCCACGAGAAGGGGGAAGGTGCAACTCGTACCTCTTGA
- a CDS encoding HEAT repeat domain-containing protein produces the protein MSHTDPAALYVETLKERARAFVGELSIYARVARSYPTSHPFVLAAAEKVLARLEPLTSHEENFRLGVSRSGFSVAGSPLVIKQQAVANYAAQLSAIGIVTLTFAPDLQPDELYRFAILTARPRQEIWDEGGITQSLIDAGIAGIETREIDTSELHLSEVVTTTSGTDTSGVWERLAERLSDPKFPATIDIFTQLLAATPAELAQNISQVADGLEEWTREALLQGLTSAISPLFPAGILTAAGRDLFRKMITFVRNLSPALRQDFVKTFLRTWGVEAEFKDDLFGTVGAETVSGVLDALLAQGGEAPSLFLQLMHRLADISSEKVAPAQDLQSAQDRGDLQTLFRKAEFERYLPKAYHGALAAIVGEQTLPEEVSRELAEECVALQEDPLDAKMVQVIDQIVSILPKVELGGGVRQHLAELALKFIRTNEFAELPKLYPLIKGASESAESGGGEDPFGAQFVMEVLDAAVLFGRQRYPQLRELVAAVGRPFVVPLIERLALAERRTLRRFYFDCLTDLGGLVREPALERLTDRRWFLVRNLIILLRAFPDLEVQRAVRKLVDHPHPKVHTEALKSLVRYNSPGAESLLVQELESKDPARLLAAVQLAELSPTPPIMQRLLAFLSDSGIGAYNLTLKRAVVTTLAAIGDLRVLPYLEKLLRSRNLLHPAKHRDLKAEIVRSLSRYPAAAARLLADEFGGQRLPSSSSTATMDQEWGGPA, from the coding sequence ATGAGCCACACGGATCCCGCAGCACTCTATGTCGAAACCCTGAAGGAGAGGGCGCGCGCCTTTGTCGGCGAACTGAGCATCTACGCCCGTGTCGCGCGCTCCTACCCCACGTCACACCCCTTTGTCCTCGCCGCGGCGGAAAAGGTCCTCGCCCGGCTCGAGCCTCTCACCTCCCACGAGGAAAACTTCCGCCTAGGGGTGAGCCGCTCCGGCTTCTCCGTCGCCGGAAGCCCCCTGGTCATCAAGCAGCAGGCGGTGGCGAACTACGCCGCCCAGCTCTCGGCAATCGGCATCGTCACCCTTACCTTCGCGCCCGACCTGCAGCCGGATGAACTGTACCGCTTTGCCATTCTCACCGCCCGCCCGCGCCAGGAGATCTGGGACGAGGGGGGGATCACCCAGTCTCTGATCGATGCGGGGATTGCCGGGATCGAGACGCGCGAGATAGACACCTCGGAGCTGCACCTCTCGGAGGTGGTCACCACCACCTCCGGCACCGACACCTCCGGGGTGTGGGAACGGCTCGCTGAGCGCCTTTCCGACCCGAAGTTCCCCGCCACCATAGACATCTTCACCCAGCTCCTTGCCGCCACCCCGGCGGAACTCGCCCAGAACATCAGCCAGGTCGCCGACGGACTGGAGGAGTGGACCCGGGAGGCCCTCCTGCAGGGGCTCACCAGCGCCATCTCCCCCCTCTTCCCCGCGGGGATCCTCACCGCCGCCGGCAGGGACCTCTTTCGCAAGATGATCACCTTCGTCAGGAACCTGAGCCCCGCGCTGCGCCAGGACTTCGTGAAGACCTTCCTGCGCACCTGGGGGGTGGAGGCGGAGTTCAAGGACGATCTCTTCGGTACCGTGGGGGCGGAAACGGTAAGCGGGGTGCTCGATGCGCTCCTGGCGCAGGGGGGGGAGGCGCCCTCCCTCTTCCTGCAGCTCATGCACCGGCTCGCCGACATAAGCAGCGAGAAGGTGGCGCCGGCCCAGGACCTCCAGTCGGCGCAGGACCGGGGGGATCTCCAGACCCTCTTTCGCAAGGCGGAGTTCGAGCGCTACCTCCCGAAGGCGTACCACGGAGCGCTTGCGGCGATAGTAGGGGAGCAGACCCTCCCGGAGGAGGTGAGCCGGGAACTGGCGGAGGAGTGCGTGGCGCTGCAGGAGGACCCGCTCGACGCGAAGATGGTGCAGGTCATCGACCAGATCGTGTCGATCCTGCCGAAAGTGGAGCTCGGCGGCGGAGTCCGGCAGCACCTCGCGGAGCTCGCCTTAAAGTTCATCCGCACAAACGAGTTCGCGGAGCTCCCGAAGCTCTACCCCCTCATCAAGGGTGCTTCGGAGAGCGCCGAGAGCGGGGGGGGAGAGGACCCCTTCGGGGCGCAGTTCGTCATGGAGGTCCTCGATGCCGCCGTCCTCTTCGGGCGGCAGCGCTACCCGCAGCTGCGCGAGCTCGTCGCCGCCGTCGGGCGCCCCTTCGTGGTCCCCCTCATCGAGCGGCTCGCGCTCGCTGAGCGGCGCACCCTGCGGCGCTTCTACTTCGATTGCCTCACCGATCTCGGGGGGCTCGTGCGTGAGCCGGCCCTGGAGCGGCTCACGGACCGGCGCTGGTTTCTGGTGAGAAACCTGATCATCCTCCTGCGCGCCTTCCCGGACCTGGAGGTGCAGCGCGCCGTGCGCAAACTGGTGGACCACCCCCACCCGAAGGTGCACACGGAGGCCTTAAAGAGCCTCGTCCGCTACAACTCCCCCGGCGCGGAGTCCCTCCTGGTGCAGGAGCTGGAAAGCAAGGATCCGGCGCGACTCCTCGCCGCCGTGCAACTGGCGGAACTGAGTCCCACCCCGCCGATCATGCAGAGGCTCCTCGCCTTTTTAAGCGACAGCGGGATAGGCGCCTACAACCTGACGCTGAAACGGGCGGTGGTGACGACGCTGGCGGCGATAGGGGATCTGCGGGTGCTGCCATACCTGGAGAAGCTCCTGCGCTCCCGAAACCTCCTGCACCCGGCAAAGCATCGCGACCTGAAGGCGGAGATCGTGCGCTCCCTTTCCCGCTACCCGGCCGCCGCGGCGCGGCTCCTCGCGGACGAGTTCGGGGGGCAGCGGCTCCCCAGTTCCAGCTCCACCGCCACCATGGACCAGGAGTGGGGAGGGCCGGCATGA